The genomic stretch GTTCACGACTGGATACATAGATGTAGTTCCCATTTTGGAAGTTCACGTCTTCTATGCGAAACAACGAGCTGTATGAAGTTTCCAGGCGCGGTTGCCAGGCATTGAAGCTGCTGTATATCCACAGTTGCCTTTGATTACGCGTAAGCACCTGACTTTCGGATACATCTATATTGAAAGCTTCAGAATCCTTCACTATTCCCAAAGGATAGAGAAAGCGGTTGTCGACTGAAAAGCAACTAATGCTGATAAATATCAGTAGTAATAGTGAGATCGAGCGTTTCATTTAGCCTCCTTAGGCTGTACCTCTCCCCCTGATCAGGCGAGAGACGATCTCGGAGGAATTGATCCCCTCTGCTTCTGCTGCAAAGGATACCAGAATTCTGTGTTTCAATACAATCGGCGCCACTTGCCGCACATCCTCTTCAGATGGACTCAATCTCCCGTTCAGAGCTGCAACGGCTTTCGCCCCCAGAATCAAGTATTGCGAAGCACGAGGCCCAGCTCCCCAACTTACCCAGCGCTTTATCTCGGGATCTGCATCGGGACTGTTGGGGCGAGTGCGCCGGGTGAGATCGACGGCATATTTTAACACATGTTCACTCACCGGAAGCTGACGGATGGCCTCTTGCAAGGCGATGATCCTGCCAGCATCCAAATGTGCCTTGATCTGCGGAATTGCTCCGCCGGTTGTATTTTCCACTATCTTACATTCCTCCTCATACGAGGGATAATCGATGTTTATATAGAACATAAAACGGTCCAATTGAGCTTCTGGAAGAGGATAAGTACCTTCCTGTTCAATTGGATTTTGGGTAGCCATTACGATAAACGGTCTTTCCAGGCTCCATGTCTTATTACCACTGGTGATAGTGTTTTCCTGCATGGCTTGTAACAATGCAGATTGGGTTTTAGGAGGAGTGCGGTTTATTTCGTCTGCCAAAATGATGTTTGCAAATACCGGCCCTTTCAAGTATTCAAAGCCCCTCTTGCCGGTTTCTGAATCTGAAACCAGGATGTCCGACCCGGTGATGTCCGAAGGCATAAGATCCGGGGTAAATTGTATACGGGAAAAGCTGAGCGCAAGGCTCTGCGCCAAAGAAGAGATCATCAGAGTCTTGGCCAAGCCCGGTACACCTTCGATGAGAACGTGTCCATTGGCAAATAGTGCTGTAAGCACATTGTCAATCACCTGTTCCTGGCCTACTATCACCTTGCCGATTTCGCTTTTCAAGGCCTTCACCGCAAGGCTCAATTCCTGTATCCGCTGAATACTGTTTTCCATCTATTTTCTCTCCTTTGAAGATCATTCTTAGCACATCAAAACCCGAATACGCAATGGCAATTCCACCAATTATGCCCATTATTAGTGCCGTAAGTATGTGTGCAAATGCCATGATTGCCGAAGCACTGGACTTTGTCAAATTAAATCCCAAACTAAAGATGATGATCATCATCCATTCATTGCTGCCCAATTGCGCTGGAGGTTGGGGTAAAGCGTAACTCATATTAATCAGGGTATATCCGAAAAGCACTGTCAAGAAGCTGAAATCAATGCTAAAAGCGGCAAAGATCAGATAGAAATACAATCCATCCAAAAAGATCCCAATCCCGGTGAGTATCACCGCCCAAACCAGCTTCACCGGAGCTTGCTCAAAGAGATTAAGCCCATCCACAAACTGACGCAACAACGACTCCACTCGCACCTTCAACCTGCGTGGACTTAACTTCACAAAGATTCCCAATACTTTCAACACCAAGTCCTTGCGCCATGCTGCCAGCAAAAGCAGTCCAACGGAGACAATGAAAACCAAAAACAACAGTGCAAGCAGTATGTTTAGTGCGGGATTTAACTCTATGGTTAAAAAGGGAATCAGCAAGATCACGCTAAAAATGGCAAGAGTATCGAAGGTCTTGTCGATAAATACCGAGGGCAGGCTCTGTGCCATCCCCAGATTGTGGTTTTTCTTGATGAACCAGGTCTTGACCAACTCCCCTGCCCGGATGGGGATAATGTAATTTATCAGATTCCCGCCCATTGCATACAGCCAGGTGTCTCTAACCGGAATTCGTTTGCTGTGCCGTAGAATGATATTCCAACGATAGGAACGCACAAAATATGCCCCCAAATAGCATATTGATGCCAAGATCACATAGGAAGGACGGATGCGGCTGAAATAGCCTCCCAATTCTCCAATAGGAATATAGCTGAACCACAGGATTATCAATCCCAGCCCTACAATAGAGCCTATCATCAGAAAGACTTTGTTGCGTAAGTTCACTTTGCAAACAACATATAACGGTGATGCGCCCAAAAATGCTTAAAACAGTTTGGGGCAAACTGTTCAAAAGTGTGAAACCGCATCATCCGTGTAGCAAAATACGGATCCTGTCCCAGATAATATGGCATGATCGATAGTGCTTTATCCGGATCTATCGGCTTTGACTCAACCAGAACCTTTTTGCCACAAAACGAGCGCAGGTATTCTTCTTTTGGCATGCCGATATCCGGCCAGGGCGGGCAATCGATGTAATCTTGTTTCAGTAAGCGCCAGCCATACTTCTGCATATACCAGATGATACTTTGGGGATCGATGTGAGCGAGTCTTAGCTGAGGGTACTTGCTTGCACTATAGCCCTTCAATTGCCCTTTGTAGCCTAATCCGCTGCGATTGGGCACACAGATCAGGATATGCTCCCGCACCACGCGGCACAGCTCACTGATGAAGTCTGCCAGATCTTCCACAAACCACATCGCGGAAAAATTGAACGCAAAATCCAGCGCTTGATCCGGATAGTCCAACTTGCGATAACCCGGATTGCATCTGATCTGAAGCTCCAAATTGAGCTTTTGCCAGCTTGCTTTGATCAATTCTATCCTCTCGGGTTCGTGATCCTCCAGATATACTGTGCAACCAGCCTGCGCCAGAGCTACCAGATTGATTCCGCTGATTCCGGTGAATCCGAAGCAGGGACTCTCCAGTGCATTATGATATTTATTTGTTTTATATAGCTCTAGGAGCAGTTTATTCAGAACCATTCTCTCATAAGATGATCCAAGCCCTTCGTTGGCAACCGGATAGTAGCTTCTCCAGCCATTGATAATGGGAATTGCCATTAGTGTCTCCGGTAGTCGTCGATGGTGATCTGAATATCAGGAATACTATAATGAGGTTTGATCCCCATCGCCTCCATCGCGTTGTAGTATTCTTGAACGTCGTAGAACCAGCTTTTGGAGATTAACTCGAAGCGGCTAATAAAGAGCTCATTCTTTAGACTGCGGGATACTTTCTCTCCCAAAGCAAAGAAAAAGCGGTCTACACAAAGGATACCGGGATAGTTTTTACCGTGCAACTGCCTGGAAATAAAATTCACCAGAGCATGCAACTGCACGGGGTCGCGATCAGCCACATTCCATGCCAAACCGGATTTGAAGTCGTTTTGCAGACACCATTTGAAGGCTTCCACCAGGGCATCGATATGGCACAGATGCAACCAGATGCGTTTGTTTATGAGTGGGAAATAGTATTTATCCACCATCTTCACCAGTTGATAGGGAAAGCCATGATCCCCGCTGCCATAAGTGATACTGGGGCGTATTATGGCAGCATGAAGACCGTGAAGGACATCTCTCCCGATGATCTTTTCCGCCTCAATCTTGGTATAATGATAATAGTTGTCCGGATTGCGGGAGGTCTGAGCGTTTGCGGGCAATTCATTGGGAATGGCGCCAAACACACCTACAGAACTGCAAAAGATCAGTTTGGCATTGTGTTTCAGGCAATAGTCCGCCATCTGTTCTGTGCTGCTTACGTTGCTGCGATAGTATTCGTCTTTACTGGCCTTACGTCCTCCTCTGAGGGCTCCGATATGGATGATGGTCTCAAAATCTGATTCCGCCAGGTAGTCTCGCAAAGCCGCCGTATTCGCCAAATCCAGCTCTTTCACGCTTACTTTATCCCGAATCCCTTGTAAGCGCCTTGCCTGTGTATTTGGCCTTACTATAGCGGTAATCTCGTGCTCCAGCGGTAAGATACCCGCCAGCACCGCTTTCCCGATGAAGCCTGTAGTTCCTGTGATGAGTACTTTAGCCAAACATCCTCTCCATTAAACTCCTGTGACGTTTGACCTTTGGCCGTTGTACATAAACATAGGAGTAGGGTATCTTGTCGCCATTCGCAATAGCGGCTGGGAATTCCTTGCA from Candidatus Cloacimonadota bacterium encodes the following:
- a CDS encoding MoxR family ATPase, coding for MENSIQRIQELSLAVKALKSEIGKVIVGQEQVIDNVLTALFANGHVLIEGVPGLAKTLMISSLAQSLALSFSRIQFTPDLMPSDITGSDILVSDSETGKRGFEYLKGPVFANIILADEINRTPPKTQSALLQAMQENTITSGNKTWSLERPFIVMATQNPIEQEGTYPLPEAQLDRFMFYINIDYPSYEEECKIVENTTGGAIPQIKAHLDAGRIIALQEAIRQLPVSEHVLKYAVDLTRRTRPNSPDADPEIKRWVSWGAGPRASQYLILGAKAVAALNGRLSPSEEDVRQVAPIVLKHRILVSFAAEAEGINSSEIVSRLIRGRGTA
- a CDS encoding lysylphosphatidylglycerol synthase transmembrane domain-containing protein, which produces MNLRNKVFLMIGSIVGLGLIILWFSYIPIGELGGYFSRIRPSYVILASICYLGAYFVRSYRWNIILRHSKRIPVRDTWLYAMGGNLINYIIPIRAGELVKTWFIKKNHNLGMAQSLPSVFIDKTFDTLAIFSVILLIPFLTIELNPALNILLALLFLVFIVSVGLLLLAAWRKDLVLKVLGIFVKLSPRRLKVRVESLLRQFVDGLNLFEQAPVKLVWAVILTGIGIFLDGLYFYLIFAAFSIDFSFLTVLFGYTLINMSYALPQPPAQLGSNEWMMIIIFSLGFNLTKSSASAIMAFAHILTALIMGIIGGIAIAYSGFDVLRMIFKGEKIDGKQYSADTGIEPCGEGLEKRNRQGDSRPGTGD
- a CDS encoding methyltransferase domain-containing protein yields the protein MAIPIINGWRSYYPVANEGLGSSYERMVLNKLLLELYKTNKYHNALESPCFGFTGISGINLVALAQAGCTVYLEDHEPERIELIKASWQKLNLELQIRCNPGYRKLDYPDQALDFAFNFSAMWFVEDLADFISELCRVVREHILICVPNRSGLGYKGQLKGYSASKYPQLRLAHIDPQSIIWYMQKYGWRLLKQDYIDCPPWPDIGMPKEEYLRSFCGKKVLVESKPIDPDKALSIMPYYLGQDPYFATRMMRFHTFEQFAPNCFKHFWAHHRYMLFAK
- a CDS encoding NAD(P)-dependent oxidoreductase, which translates into the protein MAKVLITGTTGFIGKAVLAGILPLEHEITAIVRPNTQARRLQGIRDKVSVKELDLANTAALRDYLAESDFETIIHIGALRGGRKASKDEYYRSNVSSTEQMADYCLKHNAKLIFCSSVGVFGAIPNELPANAQTSRNPDNYYHYTKIEAEKIIGRDVLHGLHAAIIRPSITYGSGDHGFPYQLVKMVDKYYFPLINKRIWLHLCHIDALVEAFKWCLQNDFKSGLAWNVADRDPVQLHALVNFISRQLHGKNYPGILCVDRFFFALGEKVSRSLKNELFISRFELISKSWFYDVQEYYNAMEAMGIKPHYSIPDIQITIDDYRRH